The DNA window TTCAGGCGCAACATCCTTTAGTGTAGTATCCGACGACATAGGCCAACAGCACTTACTACCATACTATAGCTCCATCTTCTCTGCCGAAATCATTGCTATCTACAATGCAGTCCTTTAGCTCAACACTCACCAAACTCCTCAGTAATCTGTTCCGACTCCCTGTCGGCGTTAAATGCTATAGCAAATCCCTCCAATAATTCCATCTACCCAGCCACAATCAGACAAATTCTGTTAAAAAACGTTAACAAAATAACCATTAAATGGATCCCTGGTCACTGCGGCACACAAGGCAACGAAATTGCTGATGAAACCGCCAAAATCGCCTTTGCATTGCACCTGACATTCTACGACAACCTGAACATAACAGATATcctaaaacaaattaaaaaacactataAAGAACTACAGACTTCTCTTTTTAACCAAACAAATACATATTACAAATCAAACAATACAGATCAAAACAATATATACAATTATGGTCGACTCCAAACCGACCTATTCATCCCCCGTCATACCTTCACAAAAATTGTACGTCTTCGGTTAGGACACACTAACTTAACCCATAGCTACCTTTTTACTCGCCCTCCCACATAACCCTCTTGCCCCCTATGCAACAACGAAATAAGAACTCCTCAACACATCCTAACAGAATGTTCCTATCTCGATTCCATAAGATCGTCTCTCTTCACTTCCACAAACCCCTTACAATCCATATTCATCCCCAGCGCGccacaaataacaaaaattataaaattccctagctataataatataattaatgaaatttaataagCTTGTGAAGTTATAGATAAATGTTGTTATGAAATTTATATTGAAATTTGTTAACTAGTTTTTAAGCTTAAGGCCACGTAGCTATAGCTTAACTTAAGTTCGCCTGTAAATTTTACATTATAGTCgaactttttataataataataataacaaagcgaatattttttgtaaatatattttccttctTTCTCTGACCGCTGTCAAAAGACAGATATTTGTTAGAGAcgttcgatttttattaaatttaaaaattaaatttcagatGCAAAAGGAATAAATTAATTTCGGTTAACGTcgatttcataaaatattttcagtcTGTTCGAgacattttatttgatattggaggttttttttttaaataaaaagtaaaatgtatTAGTGAAATGTATTAGCTTTATcattatctatctatctatccatctatctatctctcTAACGCCTAAAGGTAGCCAAAACGCTTGCACCCTCCCCCTACCATTGTCAATATGTCCGCTTGGGAACTTCGGGCAGCAATGTTTAAAAAGACCGCCACAAATTAATGGTGATGCcaattattttactttttctgTTCAAAGTTGAGATTATCGAGCTATTACGATAGGGTCATATTGCACCTATGTAAATTTGCCACCAAAACAAAGGTTACGgagtaatttaaaaagaaaataaaatgcctGTGGATTGGTTCGGTTATGTCTACGCTGCCACAGTGGCCGCCGGTGGAATTATGGGATTCGCGAAGGCGGGTGAGTTGGGCTCCCCTTGATCACATCGCCTTCCACATTCTATTGTGCAACCTCATGCATTTTCAGGTTCCATTCCCTCCTTGGGTGCCGGCCTGGCCTTTGGAGCCCTACTCGGCTATGGAGCGCACCTGAACTCTCAGGACACGCCACGCCCACTGCTCCAACTGGGCACCTCCTTGTTTTTGGCCGGACTAATGGGCGCCCGGTGGAATCGTTCCGGAAAACTAATGCCCGCCGGCGTGGTCTGCATGCTGTCCGTTGCCGCTTTGGTTAAAAATGTGGCCACCTACAATCGCTACCTTATGCCCACTCCAACAAAGGGGACCTAAATGGATTCCGTTACCAAGAATTCCATAATGCTGGACTTGCCAGGACATTTTTTACTATACTTTTCATTTACATACACATGCTAATTGCTGTATTGATTGTGTTATCTACTTTTTTGGTGATTGGACTTCTCGTATAGCGCTGTGTCACTTTCTAAGCTAGCGATAAGGAAAACTGTACTTGTTGGCTGCAAATAAATTGTATCTTCTATGCTTTTATCATCTAAAACTAAACGactaaaattgaaattgtttacCTATAAAATACAACCAgtaaaacatataaaattgtatagcatacttttaggcactaTCTGAAAGTTAAATTCatgttttataaaaaccaACCCACTTTTATAAAAACGCATTGGAATTTTGTACAAATAAATctctttatatatattcttcttaaactatttttttgtttcttttgtgTGTGTGATAAATTtacagttttatttattttacgaTGTTGAGTTGACTACAACTAAAACTTAGCTATTACATTTTTCATTGCTGTATAAAAAGAGCATTAGGCTAGGTAAACGTAGATAGATGAATTTTGCTTTAGAATTTAGACTTCTAAAATGTAATACAATAATGAatgaaaaatttaagttttcttgTAGGCAAAGTGCGGCAAGGCAGGTAAATGAACGATTCTCAACCTTTCTAGCAATTT is part of the Drosophila biarmipes strain raj3 chromosome 2R, RU_DBia_V1.1, whole genome shotgun sequence genome and encodes:
- the LOC108026557 gene encoding transmembrane protein 14 homolog — encoded protein: MPVDWFGYVYAATVAAGGIMGFAKAGSIPSLGAGLAFGALLGYGAHLNSQDTPRPLLQLGTSLFLAGLMGARWNRSGKLMPAGVVCMLSVAALVKNVATYNRYLMPTPTKGT